The following coding sequences lie in one Arthrobacter sp. SLBN-122 genomic window:
- a CDS encoding 4Fe-4S dicluster domain-containing protein, whose protein sequence is MGQLSGPTDPTADAHWEHNHPRKGFFTDTSICIGCKACEVACKEWNHNPQDGNLELLGSSYDNTGSLGASTWRHVAFIEQGQERIEEARESGRALVSLGMPRIGPPQAAPAGTDFADADTTPPDTADFRWLMSSDVCKHCTHAGCLDVCPTGALFRTEFGTVVVQDDVCNGCGTCVAGCPFGVIERRSNGTVKVAASREEQHAKHPAVPNEGIAQKCTLCYDRLVADETPACAKACPTTSIKFGDHDDMVDTARERVATLHAQGMTEARLYGANENDGVGGTGSVFLLLDEPEVYGLPPDPRVPTADLPRMYRRAGMAVAGMAAAAALAFLGGRA, encoded by the coding sequence ATGGGCCAGTTGTCCGGACCGACCGACCCTACCGCCGATGCCCACTGGGAGCACAACCACCCGCGCAAGGGGTTCTTCACCGACACCTCAATCTGCATCGGCTGCAAGGCCTGTGAGGTTGCCTGCAAGGAGTGGAACCACAACCCGCAGGACGGCAACCTGGAACTGCTCGGCTCCTCCTACGACAACACCGGCTCCCTGGGGGCCAGCACCTGGCGGCATGTGGCGTTCATTGAACAGGGCCAGGAACGCATCGAGGAGGCGCGGGAATCAGGACGCGCCCTGGTCAGCCTGGGCATGCCGCGGATCGGTCCGCCCCAGGCGGCGCCTGCCGGGACCGATTTTGCGGACGCGGACACCACACCCCCGGACACGGCAGACTTCCGGTGGCTGATGTCCTCTGATGTCTGCAAGCATTGCACGCACGCCGGATGCCTGGACGTCTGCCCCACCGGAGCGCTGTTCCGCACCGAATTCGGCACCGTGGTGGTCCAGGACGACGTGTGCAACGGCTGTGGAACCTGCGTGGCCGGGTGCCCCTTTGGGGTGATCGAGCGCCGCAGTAACGGCACTGTCAAGGTCGCCGCCAGCAGGGAGGAACAGCACGCCAAGCATCCCGCGGTGCCGAACGAGGGCATCGCCCAGAAGTGCACGCTGTGCTACGACCGGCTGGTGGCAGACGAGACGCCTGCCTGCGCCAAGGCATGCCCGACGACGTCCATCAAGTTTGGCGATCACGACGACATGGTGGACACGGCCCGGGAGCGCGTCGCCACGCTGCATGCGCAGGGCATGACCGAAGCGAGGCTTTACGGCGCGAACGAGAACGACGGGGTCGGCGGAACCGGATCGGTCTTCCTGCTGCTGGACGAACCCGAAGTCTATGGACTGCCGCCGGACCCGCGGGTGCCCACCGCCGATCTGCCCCGGATGTACCGCCGGGCCGGGATGGCAGTAGCGGGCATGGCCGCGGCAGCTGCCCTGGCTTTCCTGGGAGGACGTGCGTGA
- the nrfD gene encoding NrfD/PsrC family molybdoenzyme membrane anchor subunit, whose protein sequence is MTLSEFDSFRPSEPARRRRQGAKRGTGRRRDNSDGSREMPMVPEPDFTSYYGRPVVKPAPWGDDVAIYLFLGGVAAGSALLGLGGQLTGRPILCRNARLSALTAVSAGAVALVKDLGRPERFLHMLRTFKVTSPMSVGSWILSAFSAGTAVTAVAEIDRLSGTRLPLGVLRKVLQAVEGPAGFEAAVFAGPLAAYTAVLLGDTATPTWNAAHEELPFVFVSSACLASAGLAMVTTPVRETGPARKLAVLGVLGDVAAMKVMERRMDPIAAEPLHQGKAGAMLKWSERLAVAGGLGTLLGGRNRVVAAASGLALLSASALTRFGVFEAGLASARDPRYTIEPQKNRLAARRAAGVTGDAITTAG, encoded by the coding sequence GTGACCCTCTCAGAGTTCGACAGCTTCCGGCCATCCGAGCCTGCCCGCCGCCGCCGGCAGGGCGCCAAGCGCGGCACGGGCCGCCGACGGGACAATAGTGACGGCTCCCGGGAAATGCCCATGGTGCCGGAGCCGGACTTCACCTCGTACTACGGCCGTCCGGTGGTCAAGCCGGCGCCGTGGGGCGATGACGTCGCCATCTACCTGTTCCTGGGCGGCGTTGCAGCCGGGTCGGCCCTGCTTGGCCTCGGCGGTCAACTGACCGGACGGCCAATCCTCTGCCGCAATGCCAGGCTTAGCGCGCTGACGGCGGTGAGTGCCGGCGCCGTCGCTTTGGTGAAGGACCTGGGCAGGCCGGAGCGTTTCCTGCACATGCTGCGGACCTTCAAGGTGACCTCGCCCATGAGTGTGGGCTCGTGGATTCTCAGCGCCTTCAGCGCCGGCACTGCCGTCACTGCCGTCGCGGAGATCGACCGGCTGAGCGGAACGCGGCTTCCGTTGGGTGTGTTGCGGAAAGTGCTGCAGGCTGTTGAGGGACCGGCCGGGTTTGAAGCTGCCGTCTTCGCGGGGCCGTTGGCGGCCTACACCGCGGTCCTGCTTGGCGATACCGCCACCCCCACTTGGAACGCCGCCCACGAGGAACTGCCTTTTGTCTTCGTGAGTTCGGCCTGCCTCGCGTCTGCCGGGCTCGCCATGGTCACCACACCCGTAAGGGAGACCGGGCCTGCACGCAAACTCGCCGTGCTGGGCGTCCTGGGCGACGTCGCTGCCATGAAGGTGATGGAACGCCGGATGGACCCGATAGCAGCCGAGCCCCTTCACCAGGGCAAGGCGGGCGCCATGCTTAAGTGGAGCGAGCGGTTGGCGGTGGCCGGTGGCTTGGGGACTCTGCTGGGCGGACGTAACCGTGTGGTGGCCGCGGCTTCGGGACTGGCGTTGCTGTCGGCCTCGGCCCTGACCCGCTTCGGGGTATTCGAGGCGGGGCTTGCCTCTGCCAGGGATCCCCGCTACACGATAGAACCGCAAAAGAACCGGCTTGCGGCCCGCCGTGCCGCGGGCGTTACCGGCGACGCGATCACCACTGCCGGCTGA
- the selD gene encoding selenide, water dikinase SelD, with protein MSEVQTPVQQPGHAAAGALRLTEYAHGGGCACKIPPGELEDAVRGLIGHQGAEVLVGLDSGDDAAAVLVRDDLAVLTTADFFTPVVNDAFDWGRIAAANALSDIYAMGGRPVTAINLVGWPRGVLPLELMTEVLRGGLSVASEAGCPVLGGHSIDDPEPKYGMAVTGIAHPDRLLRNDAAQPGMPITLTKPLGVGLLNNRHKQTGEVFAEAVETMAALNRDAAEAAVAAGVRAATDVTGFGLLGHLYKMVRASEVGAVIDRSAVPLIEGAREALRDGFVSGGTRRNLDWVRPHVEAGAGVTEDDLLVLADAQTSGGLLVVGELPGHPVIGHTTAGQGIQVR; from the coding sequence GTGAGTGAGGTTCAGACACCAGTTCAGCAACCAGGTCATGCTGCCGCCGGCGCGCTCCGGCTGACCGAATATGCCCACGGCGGGGGCTGCGCCTGCAAAATTCCGCCGGGCGAGCTCGAAGACGCGGTCCGCGGGCTCATTGGCCACCAGGGCGCGGAGGTCCTGGTTGGCCTTGACAGCGGTGACGACGCGGCGGCCGTCCTGGTGCGCGACGATCTGGCGGTCCTTACCACCGCCGACTTCTTCACCCCCGTTGTCAACGATGCGTTTGACTGGGGCCGCATCGCTGCCGCCAATGCCCTCTCTGACATTTACGCGATGGGCGGCCGGCCGGTCACCGCAATCAACCTCGTGGGCTGGCCCCGCGGAGTCCTGCCGCTGGAGCTCATGACGGAGGTGTTGCGCGGCGGCCTAAGCGTCGCATCAGAAGCAGGGTGCCCGGTGCTCGGCGGGCACTCCATCGACGATCCGGAGCCAAAGTACGGCATGGCCGTAACCGGAATCGCCCACCCCGACCGCCTGCTCCGCAATGATGCCGCCCAGCCCGGGATGCCGATCACGCTGACCAAACCACTCGGCGTCGGGCTTCTCAACAACCGGCACAAGCAGACCGGCGAGGTGTTCGCCGAGGCTGTCGAGACCATGGCGGCGCTGAACCGTGACGCGGCCGAGGCCGCGGTGGCGGCCGGCGTCCGGGCAGCGACAGACGTGACGGGTTTTGGCCTGCTTGGACACCTGTACAAGATGGTCCGTGCCTCGGAAGTAGGCGCCGTGATTGACCGATCAGCGGTACCGCTGATCGAAGGCGCACGTGAGGCGCTGCGGGATGGCTTCGTCTCCGGCGGGACCCGGCGCAATCTCGATTGGGTGCGGCCGCACGTGGAGGCCGGTGCCGGCGTCACCGAGGACGATCTGCTGGTACTGGCCGATGCCCAGACCTCCGGCGGCCTGCTGGTGGTCGGCGAACTGCCGGGTCACCCCGTGATTGGCCACACCACCGCGGGCCAGGGCATCCAGGTCCGCTGA
- the selA gene encoding L-seryl-tRNA(Sec) selenium transferase: MDQVDPRRLIPRTNDLLALPAVHEARTRLHERVIRELVRQVQEQARCGDLPPGQVEPTLLAALASRTATTLRPVLNATGVIVHTNLGRAPLSTAAVDALVTASGYVDVELDLADGSRSRRGAGARAALLAACPAAEDALVVNNGAAALVLATTALAAGREVVVSRGELVEIGAGFRLTDLMESTGARLREVGTTNRTHLHDYAGALGPDTGCVLKVHPSNFRVDGFTSAVPLDELSRLTVAHGVPLVADLGSGLLAPDPYLPDEPDAATALASGADVVIASGDKLLGGPQAGLLLGRKEIITRLARHPLARAVRADKLALAALEATLAGPAAPVVQALHADVEHLRQRTERLAHALGVPVVAHDGRVGGGGAPGVPLPGWALRLPEKIAGHLRTGNPAVLPRVNDGSCLIDLRCVPAADDDRILNAVRQALATREGADAGRAG; the protein is encoded by the coding sequence GTGGACCAGGTCGATCCCCGGCGCCTGATTCCCCGCACGAACGACCTGCTGGCACTGCCGGCCGTTCACGAGGCCCGGACAAGGCTGCACGAGCGGGTCATCCGCGAACTGGTCCGGCAAGTCCAGGAGCAGGCCCGGTGCGGTGATCTCCCTCCCGGCCAAGTGGAACCAACCCTGCTCGCCGCGCTGGCTTCACGAACGGCCACGACCCTGCGCCCGGTGCTCAACGCCACCGGCGTCATCGTCCACACCAACCTGGGACGTGCGCCCCTTTCCACAGCCGCGGTGGACGCCCTTGTCACCGCCAGCGGCTACGTGGACGTGGAACTGGACCTGGCGGACGGCAGCCGCTCACGACGCGGCGCGGGCGCCCGCGCCGCATTGCTCGCCGCCTGTCCCGCCGCCGAGGACGCCCTGGTGGTCAACAACGGGGCCGCGGCGCTGGTGTTGGCCACCACAGCCCTGGCCGCCGGCCGGGAAGTGGTGGTGAGCCGGGGCGAACTCGTCGAGATCGGGGCGGGCTTTCGGCTGACGGATTTGATGGAGTCGACCGGTGCCAGGCTGCGCGAGGTGGGCACCACCAACCGGACACACCTGCATGACTACGCCGGCGCCCTCGGACCGGACACCGGTTGCGTCCTGAAGGTCCACCCCAGCAACTTCCGGGTGGACGGATTCACGTCCGCTGTTCCGCTTGACGAACTGAGCCGGCTTACGGTGGCACACGGCGTTCCACTCGTGGCCGATCTGGGCAGCGGGCTGCTGGCCCCCGACCCTTACCTGCCCGATGAACCCGATGCTGCCACCGCTTTGGCGAGCGGGGCCGACGTCGTCATAGCCAGCGGCGACAAACTGCTGGGCGGCCCCCAAGCGGGCCTGTTGCTTGGCCGCAAGGAGATCATCACCCGCCTGGCCCGCCACCCGCTCGCCCGTGCGGTCCGCGCCGACAAACTTGCCCTCGCCGCCCTGGAAGCGACCCTCGCGGGGCCAGCGGCGCCGGTTGTCCAGGCCCTGCACGCCGACGTCGAACACTTGCGCCAACGTACAGAGCGGCTGGCCCATGCCCTGGGTGTACCCGTTGTGGCCCATGACGGCAGGGTAGGGGGCGGCGGCGCCCCCGGAGTTCCCCTGCCGGGATGGGCCCTCCGGCTCCCTGAGAAAATCGCAGGCCACCTGCGCACAGGCAACCCGGCCGTCCTGCCGCGGGTCAATGACGGTTCCTGCCTGATCGACCTGCGTTGCGTGCCGGCTGCGGACGACGACAGGATTCTCAATGCGGTACGGCAGGCATTGGCAACCCGTGAGGGCGCCGATGCAGGCAGGGCAGGTTGA
- the selB gene encoding selenocysteine-specific translation elongation factor, whose product MHVVATSGHVDSGKSTLVRALTGMEPDRWEEERRRGLTIDLGYAWTTLPSGQDVAFVDVPGHERFLGNMLAGIGPAPVVCFVVAADEGWQAQSSDHRDAVAALGIEHGVVVLSRADRASRERLADVLARTRSELAGTGLKDAPAVAVSAIDGTGLVDLRTALDDVLSQVPAPATTGRVRLWVDRSFTITGSGTVVTGTLAAGTLAQGDRLELLGHAGSRTVTVRGLQSRDTSYASVEPVSRVALNLRDVAPTDIRRGDALVTPDAWPTTGVVGIQRTTGVAYTEVPEQLVVHVGTASVPGRLRPFGTDHARLVLDRPLPLVLGDRMVLRDPGSRSVLGGARVLDADPPALERRGDGARWAERLAGMDPAGDVLGEVAARGAVQVQHLRRLGLLPAQDADAPSGIRALGDWWVHVPLLEAWQDRLRNAVQALQELDPLAPGLSMGAARDLLRLPDERLLPHVIRGADLEQDSGHIRLPGSQGNLGPVEPAIAELERRLGADAFHAPEADELAALGLGPRELAAAERTGRLLRLRDGVVLLPTAPALAMRTLARLDQPFTTSEARQALGTTRRIAVPLLEHLDSRGWTQRLDAGHRTVVR is encoded by the coding sequence GTGCACGTCGTTGCCACCTCCGGACATGTCGATTCCGGTAAAAGCACCCTGGTCCGCGCGCTCACCGGCATGGAGCCGGACCGTTGGGAGGAAGAACGGCGCCGCGGGCTGACCATTGACCTGGGCTATGCCTGGACAACCCTCCCGTCCGGACAGGATGTTGCGTTCGTTGATGTACCGGGCCACGAACGGTTCCTCGGCAACATGCTCGCCGGAATAGGTCCAGCGCCGGTGGTCTGCTTCGTGGTAGCCGCGGATGAGGGCTGGCAGGCGCAGTCAAGCGACCACCGGGACGCCGTCGCTGCGCTCGGCATTGAACACGGCGTCGTGGTCCTCAGCCGCGCGGACCGGGCATCCCGGGAGCGGCTTGCAGACGTACTCGCCCGGACCCGCAGTGAGTTGGCCGGGACCGGTTTGAAGGACGCGCCCGCCGTAGCTGTGTCGGCCATCGACGGGACCGGCCTGGTTGACCTGCGGACAGCGCTCGACGACGTCCTGTCCCAGGTGCCGGCTCCCGCCACCACCGGGCGGGTCAGGTTGTGGGTGGACCGCTCGTTCACCATCACCGGTTCCGGAACGGTGGTCACCGGAACACTGGCAGCAGGCACACTCGCCCAGGGTGACCGGCTGGAACTGCTGGGCCACGCCGGTTCCCGCACCGTCACAGTCCGCGGCCTGCAAAGCCGCGACACCTCCTACGCCTCAGTGGAGCCGGTCAGCCGGGTTGCGTTGAACCTGCGCGACGTTGCCCCAACGGATATCCGGCGTGGGGACGCGCTGGTTACTCCCGATGCGTGGCCTACCACCGGCGTGGTCGGCATCCAGCGGACCACCGGCGTCGCCTATACCGAGGTGCCGGAACAACTCGTGGTGCATGTTGGCACTGCCTCCGTACCTGGCCGCCTGCGGCCGTTCGGAACTGATCATGCCCGGCTCGTCCTGGACCGGCCCCTGCCGCTTGTCCTCGGAGACCGGATGGTGCTGCGTGACCCCGGAAGCCGCTCGGTGCTGGGCGGCGCACGCGTCCTCGATGCCGACCCTCCGGCCTTGGAGCGGCGCGGCGATGGCGCCCGCTGGGCCGAACGGCTTGCAGGCATGGACCCCGCCGGAGATGTACTGGGAGAAGTAGCAGCCCGCGGAGCCGTCCAGGTGCAGCATCTGCGCAGGCTCGGACTGCTGCCCGCGCAGGACGCGGACGCGCCGTCGGGCATACGGGCTTTGGGGGATTGGTGGGTGCATGTCCCCCTCCTCGAGGCATGGCAGGATCGGCTGCGCAATGCAGTCCAGGCGCTGCAGGAGCTCGATCCCTTGGCGCCCGGCCTTTCCATGGGCGCGGCGCGGGACCTGCTGAGGCTGCCCGACGAGAGGCTTCTGCCCCACGTCATCCGTGGGGCAGACCTTGAACAGGACAGCGGCCACATCCGGCTGCCCGGCAGCCAAGGCAATCTTGGCCCCGTGGAGCCCGCCATCGCCGAATTGGAGCGCAGGCTTGGCGCAGATGCGTTCCATGCCCCGGAGGCCGATGAGCTGGCTGCACTGGGCCTCGGACCCCGGGAACTCGCCGCCGCCGAACGCACGGGGCGCCTGCTGCGGCTGCGCGACGGCGTGGTGTTGCTGCCTACGGCGCCGGCCCTGGCGATGCGCACCCTGGCACGGTTGGACCAGCCCTTCACCACAAGCGAAGCGCGGCAGGCACTGGGCACAACACGGCGGATTGCCGTTCCGCTGCTGGAACATCTCGATTCCCGTGGCTGGACGCAGCGCCTGGATGCAGGTCACCGCACGGTGGTGCGCTGA
- a CDS encoding lytic transglycosylase domain-containing protein, with protein sequence MLRVKRFVVFGLLVVCVSTAFSFWFIRQPGADARVAFSAPPRAGVIFESRPAGMDTAVNVTRSPDAEWLVRSAAQTGIPARALRAYVAASDAANRSTPACGIGWNTLAAVGFVESAHGTYGGGRLGADGQASGPIVGPSLNGDGFAAIADTDGGLLDGDALWDHAVGPMQFIPSTWRLAGRDGNGDGTADPSNIDDAALSAATYLCGHGRNLTTARGWTDAVHSYNQSDAYIRQVRTQAADYAEEPDTPE encoded by the coding sequence GTGCTCCGTGTAAAACGCTTTGTGGTCTTCGGCCTGTTGGTGGTTTGCGTCAGCACGGCATTCTCCTTTTGGTTTATCCGGCAGCCGGGCGCGGATGCCCGGGTGGCCTTTTCCGCACCGCCGCGGGCCGGCGTGATCTTCGAGTCCCGGCCCGCCGGAATGGATACCGCCGTGAACGTCACGCGGAGTCCGGACGCCGAGTGGCTGGTACGGTCCGCGGCACAAACAGGGATCCCTGCCCGGGCGCTGCGGGCGTACGTTGCTGCCTCCGACGCCGCCAATCGTTCCACCCCTGCATGTGGAATCGGCTGGAATACGCTTGCGGCGGTGGGCTTCGTCGAATCAGCCCACGGAACTTATGGCGGCGGCAGACTTGGCGCCGACGGGCAGGCCAGCGGACCCATCGTTGGTCCGAGCCTTAACGGCGATGGATTCGCTGCCATCGCGGACACCGATGGGGGTCTCCTGGACGGTGACGCCCTTTGGGACCACGCCGTAGGGCCGATGCAGTTCATTCCCTCCACGTGGCGGCTTGCTGGAAGGGACGGGAACGGCGACGGAACGGCAGATCCGTCCAACATTGACGACGCCGCCCTCAGCGCCGCCACGTACCTGTGCGGCCACGGCCGGAACCTGACAACCGCGCGGGGGTGGACGGACGCCGTCCACTCCTACAACCAGTCCGATGCCTATATCCGCCAGGTGCGGACCCAGGCGGCTGACTACGCCGAAGAACCGGACACTCCGGAATAG
- a CDS encoding cytochrome P450: protein MDVTQPAAYPLDPFPDYERMRATAPVFQDDRSGSWHVFRYDDVQRVLSEHATFSSRMGGDNPSGSGQLFAASLITTDPPRHRQLRSLVTQAFTPKAVDALAPRIAELTDELLEGIAARGSADLIKELAYPLPVIVISELMGIPAEDRERFKQWSDVIVSQTQSGPAGGGDDATAAEMIGYFLALIDQRRSRPGEDLISTLLAAEIDGQKLTVPELLGFCSLLLVAGNETTTNLIGNAVFCLAESPGTLERVLEEPDLLPQTLEEVLRFRSPVQSMYRVSVAETFLGDQRIPAGAPIVAWIGSANRDEQQFQRPAEFDVDRSPNRHLAFGHGVHFCLGAPLARLEARIALEALLARLPGLSLAPEAQLERMESTIVYGLKALPVRWLPA from the coding sequence ATGGACGTCACACAGCCGGCCGCGTATCCGTTGGACCCCTTCCCCGACTATGAGCGGATGCGGGCAACAGCCCCTGTCTTTCAGGATGACCGATCGGGGAGCTGGCACGTTTTCCGGTACGACGACGTCCAGCGGGTGCTGTCCGAGCACGCAACATTCTCTTCCCGCATGGGCGGTGATAATCCATCCGGTTCCGGGCAGCTCTTCGCCGCAAGCCTCATCACCACCGATCCCCCAAGGCACCGGCAGCTGCGCTCCCTGGTCACGCAGGCTTTCACCCCGAAAGCCGTTGACGCGCTGGCTCCACGCATTGCCGAACTCACGGACGAGCTTCTGGAAGGGATTGCTGCCCGCGGGAGCGCAGACCTGATCAAAGAACTGGCATATCCGCTGCCGGTCATCGTGATTTCCGAGCTCATGGGCATCCCGGCGGAGGACCGCGAGCGTTTCAAACAATGGTCGGACGTGATCGTCAGCCAAACGCAGTCCGGTCCGGCCGGCGGCGGAGATGATGCCACCGCAGCAGAGATGATCGGGTACTTCCTGGCCCTCATTGACCAACGCCGGAGCCGGCCCGGCGAGGACCTGATCAGCACCTTGCTGGCCGCCGAAATAGACGGCCAAAAACTGACGGTGCCTGAACTGCTCGGATTCTGCAGTCTGTTGCTCGTCGCCGGCAATGAGACCACCACCAACCTGATCGGCAACGCCGTCTTCTGTTTGGCTGAGTCGCCCGGCACACTCGAGCGTGTCCTTGAAGAGCCCGACTTGCTTCCCCAGACCCTCGAAGAGGTGCTGCGCTTCCGGTCGCCGGTCCAATCGATGTACCGGGTGAGCGTGGCGGAGACATTCCTGGGCGATCAACGTATCCCGGCAGGGGCACCGATCGTGGCCTGGATCGGCTCCGCCAACCGCGATGAGCAGCAGTTCCAGCGGCCGGCTGAGTTCGACGTCGACCGCAGCCCGAACCGGCACCTGGCCTTCGGACACGGCGTCCACTTTTGTCTCGGCGCGCCACTGGCCCGGCTGGAGGCGAGGATCGCACTGGAGGCATTGCTCGCCCGCCTGCCGGGGCTTTCCCTGGCACCTGAAGCGCAACTGGAACGAATGGAAAGCACCATTGTTTACGGGCTGAAGGCACTCCCCGTCAGGTGGCTGCCCGCCTGA
- a CDS encoding MFS transporter, giving the protein MTTSPTARPSQWPVWLCWLAMVLDGFDLVVLGTVIPTLLKTGQLGFDAVGATLAATISLVGVGLGALFIAPLSDKFGHRKLLFACVLWFSVFTIAVVWAPNVAVFSAFRLLAGLGLGACLPVALAYMNDYAPAGSAGKSTTRTMTGYHVGAVATAFLALLVIPDWRTMFVVGGVTGLVLLPFLWFKLPEMTHAERSARKEKQATFRDLGKKPYPLVAGAIAAASFMGLLLVYGLNTWLPQLMASAGYPVSAGLSLLLVLNLGAVAGLFIAGVLADKHGTKPIVLVWFGLSAVFLALLSFKVDNAILLNALVFVTGVFVFSSQVLVYAWVSQLFPAHLRATALGFAAGVGRVGAIAGPAVTGGLVAAGIAYPWGFYAFAAAGALAVVSLLTVPRAIAAGQPAQERVG; this is encoded by the coding sequence ATGACTACTTCCCCCACGGCCCGCCCTTCCCAATGGCCGGTCTGGCTTTGCTGGCTGGCCATGGTCCTGGACGGCTTCGACCTGGTGGTGCTGGGCACCGTTATCCCAACGCTGCTCAAGACCGGCCAGCTGGGCTTTGATGCGGTTGGCGCCACGCTGGCAGCAACTATTTCCCTTGTCGGCGTTGGCCTGGGCGCGTTGTTCATAGCCCCGCTTTCAGACAAGTTCGGGCACAGGAAACTGCTCTTCGCCTGCGTACTCTGGTTCTCGGTCTTCACCATCGCCGTCGTATGGGCTCCCAACGTGGCTGTATTCAGTGCTTTCCGGCTCCTGGCCGGCCTCGGCCTTGGGGCCTGCCTCCCGGTCGCCCTCGCATACATGAACGACTACGCCCCGGCGGGGTCAGCCGGTAAGTCAACCACCCGCACAATGACCGGCTACCACGTCGGCGCCGTGGCAACAGCCTTCCTGGCGTTGCTGGTCATTCCGGACTGGCGGACGATGTTCGTGGTGGGCGGCGTTACAGGGCTGGTTCTCCTGCCGTTCCTGTGGTTCAAACTGCCGGAAATGACACATGCGGAACGGAGCGCGCGGAAAGAGAAGCAGGCCACTTTCCGGGATCTGGGCAAGAAGCCATATCCCCTGGTTGCTGGTGCAATCGCCGCTGCTTCATTCATGGGGCTGCTGCTGGTCTACGGCCTGAACACGTGGCTTCCGCAGCTGATGGCGTCGGCGGGATACCCCGTCAGTGCAGGCCTTTCCCTGCTGCTCGTGCTGAACCTCGGTGCCGTCGCAGGCCTCTTCATCGCTGGCGTCCTTGCTGATAAGCACGGGACCAAGCCCATTGTGCTGGTGTGGTTCGGTCTTTCTGCCGTGTTCCTTGCCCTGCTCAGTTTCAAGGTTGACAACGCGATCCTGCTCAATGCCCTTGTCTTCGTCACGGGCGTCTTTGTCTTCAGTTCGCAGGTGCTCGTTTATGCCTGGGTAAGCCAGTTGTTCCCGGCGCACCTTCGTGCAACCGCCCTCGGTTTCGCCGCGGGCGTCGGCCGCGTCGGCGCCATCGCCGGACCCGCCGTCACCGGTGGCCTGGTCGCCGCAGGCATCGCCTACCCTTGGGGTTTCTACGCGTTCGCGGCAGCCGGGGCGCTCGCCGTCGTAAGCCTGCTGACAGTCCCGCGCGCAATCGCAGCCGGACAGCCGGCGCAGGAGCGCGTCGGCTGA
- a CDS encoding SMP-30/gluconolactonase/LRE family protein has translation MTSGTLERLFTGSVWAEGPLWVPSSQAVRWSDIPNNRILEFDPATRTTREYAVGVEFTNGRTLDHDGSVVQCSHGLRRVERDREGTVTGLVDSFQGRRLNSPNDVVIARDGSIWFTDPPYGILPGTKEGHEGEQEYGGCHVFRFEPNSGSMTVEVTDLVHPNGLAFSPDESVLYVADTAGSHYGVPLRIATYSVEEGRCSRRTGVLELEEGFPADGLRVDVEGRIWTSAGPSLRIYSPSFELLDTIAVPETVSNLCFGGPDGQDLYVTATTSLYRIRTTTTDAADHTFPSNPN, from the coding sequence ATGACAAGCGGCACACTGGAGCGCCTTTTCACCGGCTCCGTGTGGGCGGAGGGACCCTTGTGGGTACCGTCGTCGCAGGCGGTGCGTTGGAGTGACATCCCCAACAACCGCATCCTCGAGTTTGACCCGGCCACCCGGACCACTCGGGAATACGCAGTTGGCGTGGAGTTCACCAACGGTCGCACCCTGGACCATGACGGCAGCGTGGTGCAGTGCAGCCACGGCCTCCGCCGGGTGGAGCGCGACCGTGAAGGAACAGTAACCGGCCTGGTGGATTCCTTCCAGGGCCGCAGGCTGAATTCCCCCAACGACGTGGTGATTGCCCGCGACGGCAGCATCTGGTTCACCGACCCGCCGTATGGGATTCTTCCGGGGACGAAGGAAGGCCACGAAGGCGAGCAGGAATACGGCGGGTGCCATGTGTTCCGCTTTGAGCCCAACTCAGGATCAATGACGGTGGAAGTCACCGACCTTGTGCACCCCAACGGGCTCGCCTTCTCGCCTGACGAGTCGGTCCTCTACGTCGCGGATACCGCCGGTTCACATTATGGCGTGCCCCTGCGGATCGCCACCTACAGTGTGGAAGAGGGCCGCTGCAGCCGCAGGACCGGGGTGCTGGAGTTGGAAGAGGGTTTTCCGGCTGACGGACTTCGGGTCGACGTCGAGGGCAGGATCTGGACCTCCGCCGGCCCGTCCCTAAGGATCTACTCACCGTCCTTTGAACTCCTGGACACCATTGCCGTGCCGGAGACCGTGTCCAACCTGTGCTTCGGTGGTCCGGACGGGCAGGACCTTTACGTCACCGCAACCACCAGCCTGTACCGGATCCGCACTACCACTACGGACGCGGCCGACCACACCTTTCCGTCCAACCCCAACTGA